One window from the genome of Podospora pseudocomata strain CBS 415.72m chromosome 6, whole genome shotgun sequence encodes:
- a CDS encoding hypothetical protein (EggNog:ENOG503P0EI; COG:K) encodes MSTSSPGDAGAWPAAANGVSSEYPDAGLSNDTAAAEDNAPARPPPRKRRRIVISCTECHRRKQKCDRQLPCTNCISRNKHSACHYETGAPTARQQQRRQQLVAPTNGTADGADGGGGASNSASGSGSTTTATSPDMGKSPITSSSSTTTHHTGSDLSEHIATNGGKPVTKVASETFGYSGAGTLGFLRKIEESTTGDENLPPPPGQPTSIDQTTPSISDGLTREKYKSLIRQLPARVHIEKLVDIYFREFNWQYYALDRTLFDSLLAQWYTLPFSILSQGGPSQIPLSLRPFPGLLFNVIAIALLTLSSDDREFEGLLYAGLNMTFEDLANDYSDSGLQVLQVLGKRSMTLTTVLAGFARASFLKYVGLVTESWHAIGSAIRDAQEIGLHRDSLDPRPPSGATLQEVLEVQWEVQRRRKIWMTLVVWDVHMAGVLGRPTTINLTAVPPSLPVDVKGDSPGASPSGELMPIVERGENEPPTPLTRAVWAYHLMAPMREILELEKEGPCPRDFGRVDKLHEEVVSIEKKTPPFFRLENPDTRFDDREDCYWLPLARVILPQLSSFELMALHRPYIFTRPKSRTEALKASLGMLNAQRLHFMALRPALYKTFALFFGTFDAIVLMAAIYILFPREHPELVQSALQHFQWAVERFEAMSERNALAKAALGVLHAVRLRLRRSLDSVANKSQSGSSGTSPSTTTTVTSKANPLSQSSSSTGTNAAASSGGGHHWETHTPRRASRSSSSTGAGSAISPNPLQVPLGPLDFSQPGSSTSVTPTTDRNFYPGGQVDWTLPSDFNWASLQPIYPTHDLIFNDLVGVGDTNGNGLSWDTRTTVPGLGGLTTVVGGREQVQQPPQQQQQQQQQGVQGQGQQGGVNWQQFEGDFGNDSVWSLLNQFGPM; translated from the exons ATGTCCACTTCGAGTCCCGGCGATGCGGGAGCATGGCCTGCTGCCGCCAACGGTGTCTCGTCCGAGTACCCTGATGCCGGACTGAGCAAtgacaccgccgccgccgaagacAATGCGCCGGCccggccgccgccgaggaaaCGGAGGAGGATCGTGATCTCTTGTACCGAATGTCATAGGCGCAAGCAAAAG TGTGACCGACAGCTCCCTTGCACGAACTGCATCTCACGAAACAAACATAGCGCATGCCACTACGAAACCGGTGCGCCGACAGCAAGACAACAGCAGAGACGCCAACAGCTAGTTGCCCCTACGAATGGCACCGCCGATGGCgcagacggtggtggaggggcctCCAACTCGGCTTCAGGCTCCggctcaacaaccacagccacCTCCCCTGACATGGGCAAATCCCCCATCacgtcctcttcatcaacgaCAACCCACCACACCGGCAGCGATCTCTCCGAGCACATCGCCACCAACGGAGGTAAACCCGTCACCAAAGTCGCGTCCGAAACTTTTGGCTACTCTGGTGCCGGCACGCTCGGTTTCCTCCGTAAAATCGAAGAGTCCACCACTGGCGACGAGAacctgcccccccccccggggCAACCTACCTCGATTGACCAAACTACACCCTCCATCTCAGACGGGTTGACAAGAGAGAAGTACAAATCCTTGATCCGGCAACTCCCTGCGCGGGTCCACATCGAGAAGCTAGTCGACATTTACTTTCGGGAGTTCAACTGGCAGTATTACGCCCTCGACAGGACTTTGTTCGACAGCTTGCTCGCGCAATGGtacaccctccccttttccatcctcAGTCAAGGCGGGCCGTCCCAAATCCCGCTATCACTGAGGCCGTTTCCGGGGTTGCTGTTCAATGTTATTGCTATTGCTCTCTTGACCCTTTCGTCAGATGACAGGGAGTTCGAGGGGCTGTTGTATGCAGGGTTGAATATGACTTTTGAGGATTTGGCGAATGATTACTCTGACTCTGGGCTGCAAGTTTTGCAAGTGCTAGGCAAGAGATCAATGACGCTCACGACAGTCTTGGCTGGGTTTGCCAGGGCGAGTTTCCTCAAATATGTCGGCTTGGTGACGGAAAGCTGGCATGCGATTGGGAGTGCGATTAGAGATGCACAGGAGATTGGGCTGCACAGGGATAGTTTGGATCCGAGGCCTCCTTCTGGGGCGACGTTgcaggaggtgttggaggtgcAGTGGGAGGTGCAGAGACGGAGAAAGATATGGATGACGCTTGTGGTTTGGGATGTGCACATGGCTGGCGTGCTGGGTCGGCCGACGACGATCAATCTGACGGCCGTGCCGCCGAGCTTGCCGGTTGATGTGAAGGGGGACTCGCCGGGTGCCAGCCCTTCGGGGGAGTTGATGCCGATTGTGGAGCGGGGGGAGAATGAGCCGCCTACGCCGTTGACGAGGGCGGTGTGGGCGTATCATCTTATGGCGCCGATGAGGGAGATtctggagctggagaaggaagggCCGTGCCCGAGGGattttgggagggtggataAGCTtcatgaggaggttgtttcgattgagaagaagacgccGCCTTTTTTCAGGTTGGAGAATCCGGACACGAGGTTTGATGATAGGGAGGATTGTTACTGGTTGCCGTTGGCGAGGGTTATTTTGCCGCAGCTGTCGTCTTTTGAGCTAATGGCGTTGCACAGGCCGTATATTTTTACCAGGCCAAAGAGTCGGACGGAGGCGCTCAAGGCGAGTTTGGGAATGCTGAATGCGCAGAGGTTGCACTTCATGGCGCTGAGGCCGGCTTTGTACAAGAC ATTCGCTCTCTTCTTTGGCACCTTTGACGCCATCGTCCTCATGGCAGCAATTTACATTCTTTTCCCCCGTGAACACCCAGAGCTCGTCCAGTCCGCCCTTCAACACTTCCAGTGGGCAGTCGAGCGCTTCGAGGCAATGTCTGAGCGCAACGCTCTCGCCAAAGCAGCCCTGGGTGTCCTCCACGCTGTCCGTCTTCGCCTCCGACGCTCTCTCGATTCCGTCGCcaacaagtcacaatcgGGCTCATCCGGCACCAGcccttcaaccaccacaacagtcacctccaaagccaaccCTTTGTCCcagtcctcttcctccaccggcaccaacGCCGCTGCTTCCAGTGGCGGCGGCCACCACTGGGAAACCCACACCCCGCGCCGCGCCTCCCgttcctcatcttccactGGCGCCGGTagcgccatctcccccaaccctcttcaGGTCCCCCTCGGGCCCTTGGATTTCTCCCAACCGGGAAGCAGCACCTCTGtcacaccaacaacagacCGCAACTTTTACCCTGGTGGGCAAGTAGACTGGACGCTGCCAAGTGACTTTAACTGGGCTTCCCTTCAACCTATATACCCCACACATGATTTGATCTTTAATGATTTAGTCGGCGTAGGGGACACAAATGGGAACGGCCTGAGTTGGGACACGAGAACTACTGTCCCTGGGCTGGGGGGGCTGACtactgttgttggggggagggagcaagTCCAGCAgccaccgcagcagcagcagcagcagcagcagcaaggggtTCAAGGTCAGGGACAGCAAGGGGGGGTGAACTGGCAGCAGTTTGAGGGTGATTTTGGGAATGATAGCGTTTGGAGTTTGTTGAATCAGTTTGGGCCGATGTAG
- the URA3 gene encoding orotidine 5'-phosphate decarboxylase (COG:F; BUSCO:EOG09263Q7N; EggNog:ENOG503NW2K) gives MSDRHPTLLQPYSERAKTATHPLSRYLFRLMDLKASNLCLSADVTTARELLALADRVGPSIVVLKTHYDLISGWDYNPQTGTGVKLAALARKHGFLIFEDRKFVDIGKTVQMQYTAGTARIIEWAHITNANIDAGKDMVRAMAEAAANWKARIHYEVKTSVSVGTPVAGQFDDGEEQNNGGSDRDSDGRKGSIVSITTVTQSFEPADSPRLAKTNEHGDELVFPGIEEPPMDRGLLLLAQMSSKGCLMTKDYTQACVEAAREHKDFVMGYVAQEALNSAPDDNFIHMTPGCKLPPPGEEENGHVEGDGLGQQYNTPAKLITLLGTDIVIVGRGIIQAADPPTEAERYRRKAWKAYLARLS, from the coding sequence ATGTCAGACCGTCATCCCACTCTGCTCCAGCCCTACTCTGAGCGGGCCAAGACGGCCACTCACCCACTCTCCCGGTACCTCTTTCGGTTGATGGACCTCAAGGCCTCCAACCTCTGTCTCAGCGCCGATGTCACAACGGCTCGGGAACTCCTCGCGCTTGCCGATAGGGTCGGCCCGTCCATCGTCGTTCTCAAGACTCACTACGATTTGATCTCGGGATGGGACTACAACCCGCAGACCGGCACTGGCGTCAAGCTTGCCGCCCTCGCCAGAAAACACGGCTTCCTCATCTTTGAGGACAGAAAATTCGTCGACATTGGAAAGACAGTCCAGATGCAGTACACAGCCGGCACTGCCCGCATAATAGAATGGGCACACATTACCAACGCCAACATCGACGCTGGCAAGGACATGGTCCGCGCCATGGCGGAAGCGGCGGCCAACTGGAAGGCACGCATTCACTACGAGGTCAAGACGTCCGTCTCTGTTGGCACACCAGTTGCTGGCcagtttgatgatggggaagagcAAAACAATGGCGGGAGCGACAGGGACTCTGACGGGCGAAAAGGAAGtatcgtctccatcaccaccgtcacTCAGTCCTTTGAGCCTGCTGACTCACCGAGATTGGCCAAGACCAACGAGCATGGCGATGAGCTCGTCTTCCCCGGCATCGAGGAACCGCCAATGGACCGCGGACTGCTCTTATTGGCGCAAATGTCGTCCAAGGGCTGCCTGATGACCAAGGACTACACCCAGGCCTGTGTCGAGGCCGCTCGCGAGCACAAGGACTTCGTCATGGGTTATGTAGCGCAAGAAGCCCTCAACTCTGCTCCAGATGACAACTTTATCCACATGACTCCTGGCTGCAAGCTACCACCaccgggcgaggaggagaacggACATGTCGAGGGCGACGGCTTGGGCCAGCAGTACAACACCCCGGCCAagctcatcaccctcctcggcacTGACATCGTCATTGTGGGACGTGGCATCATCCAGGCCGCGGACCCCCCGACAGAGGCTGAGCGCTACAGGAGGAAAGCGTGGAAGGCGTACCTGGCTCGTCTGAGTTAA